In Desulfuribacillus alkaliarsenatis, the following proteins share a genomic window:
- a CDS encoding CPBP family glutamic-type intramembrane protease, with amino-acid sequence MHILAQFDAHTGSDSSHWWFYLSAINICDFVNALLLGLIISSLIFGLFAGYSISATIMGFVLVILYKITNSIIPSMVLHALWNLTVVIMIT; translated from the coding sequence ATGCACATACTGGCTCAATTTGATGCACATACTGGCTCTGACTCATCACACTGGTGGTTCTATTTAAGTGCAATAAACATTTGTGATTTCGTTAATGCTTTACTTCTTGGACTAATTATTTCTTCTCTAATATTTGGTTTGTTTGCGGGGTACTCAATATCAGCTACAATAATGGGATTTGTACTTGTCATTCTTTATAAAATTACTAATTCAATAATACCATCAATGGTTCTACACGCTCTGTGGAACTTGACTGTTGTAATTATGATAACATAA
- a CDS encoding CPBP family intramembrane glutamic endopeptidase → MTNLDLEEQAKKELVDNEQAEQLLNKKDTDRTDRLIGWPQFLIFIGIYLGISFTIGIVVGIIGASNNIDVEQIFTGYQAGIIEFVVIMMALLFYKKIRRFVWESFSFSPLKEKKTYGYMFVGFLIFYLTQYILIELIAIEDASNQPADLGFNNLPGFSLEYILFFVSIALLVPLYEEVLYRGVLHRFLEVRYNFWVGITISSLVFGLLHIGFPISATIMGIVMVVLFKLTKSIIPSILLHILWNTFAVIVWSTM, encoded by the coding sequence GTGACAAATTTAGATTTGGAGGAGCAAGCAAAAAAAGAGCTTGTTGATAATGAGCAAGCTGAACAATTATTAAATAAAAAGGACACTGATAGGACTGATAGACTCATCGGGTGGCCTCAGTTTTTAATTTTCATCGGAATCTATTTAGGAATTAGCTTTACAATAGGTATAGTAGTGGGGATTATTGGTGCGAGTAATAACATTGATGTTGAGCAGATATTTACAGGTTATCAGGCTGGGATTATAGAATTCGTAGTAATTATGATGGCGTTATTGTTTTACAAAAAAATTCGTCGTTTTGTATGGGAATCTTTTTCCTTTTCACCGTTAAAAGAAAAGAAAACATATGGATATATGTTTGTCGGTTTTCTGATATTTTACCTGACGCAATACATCTTAATTGAACTAATAGCGATAGAGGATGCTTCAAACCAACCAGCCGATTTGGGCTTTAATAATCTTCCAGGGTTTAGTCTAGAATATATACTGTTTTTCGTTTCTATAGCGTTGTTGGTACCATTGTATGAGGAAGTATTATACAGGGGAGTACTACATCGTTTTTTAGAGGTGAGATACAATTTTTGGGTGGGAATTACTATCTCTTCACTTGTATTCGGCTTATTGCACATTGGCTTCCCTATCTCGGCAACGATTATGGGAATCGTTATGGTTGTTTTATTCAAACTGACGAAATCTATTATCCCGTCGATACTATTACATATACTTTGGAATACGTTTGCTGTGATTGTGTGGTCGACAATGTGA
- a CDS encoding alpha/beta hydrolase encodes MKLNKLLSKVIDYYALSKLHKKRSKAPQFSHLLKEPLKVLDIYRYYPVPDVPRISFIKSIQENGYETGSFSYQSEIDSGNATNDIVTGRYCINENKNKSISIILVHGWRASNYSRIEKMFLADLKKHGYNIYLFALPYHLSRTPEHSLYSGEYMISANIDRTFMAIKQAVTDLRALIHHIKAKEEKVIVIGISLGGLITNLTGVVEKQIDRLVSIFYANNLAYSVWQTIPGKYIKKELKDNDVTYEKLNDYWAVTVPSNFSPIIPKENILLLSAKYDQYMGAEDTKLLWKKWGKPALISYPCGHAGIVLNRGQIVEDTISFISRTSN; translated from the coding sequence ATGAAATTGAACAAACTGTTATCAAAAGTAATTGATTACTATGCATTATCTAAACTTCACAAAAAGCGAAGTAAAGCCCCACAGTTTTCTCATTTATTGAAGGAGCCTCTTAAGGTTTTAGATATTTATCGATATTATCCAGTTCCTGATGTGCCGCGAATCAGCTTTATAAAATCTATACAGGAAAATGGATACGAAACAGGCAGTTTTTCTTATCAAAGTGAAATTGACTCGGGTAATGCTACCAATGATATTGTAACAGGAAGGTACTGTATTAATGAGAATAAGAATAAAAGCATAAGTATTATTCTTGTCCATGGTTGGAGAGCAAGTAATTATAGCCGAATAGAGAAAATGTTTTTAGCAGATTTGAAAAAGCATGGATACAACATCTATCTTTTCGCACTACCCTATCATCTCTCAAGAACACCAGAGCATTCACTATATAGTGGGGAATATATGATTAGTGCAAATATTGACCGAACGTTTATGGCAATAAAGCAGGCGGTAACAGATTTACGAGCACTCATTCACCATATTAAGGCAAAAGAAGAAAAAGTTATAGTCATTGGTATAAGTTTAGGAGGATTGATTACCAATCTGACGGGGGTCGTGGAAAAACAGATTGACAGACTTGTGTCAATATTTTATGCAAATAATTTAGCATATTCAGTTTGGCAAACCATACCTGGCAAGTATATAAAAAAAGAACTGAAGGACAACGACGTGACTTATGAAAAATTGAATGATTATTGGGCTGTAACTGTTCCAAGTAATTTTTCACCAATCATACCAAAGGAGAATATCCTACTACTTTCTGCAAAGTACGATCAATACATGGGGGCTGAAGATACAAAGTTACTATGGAAAAAATGGGGGAAACCTGCGTTGATTAGTTATCCTTGCGGTCATGCTGGGATTGTATTAAATAGAGGTCAAATTGTAGAAGACACAATTTCTTTTATAAGTAGAACCAGTAATTGA
- a CDS encoding sensor histidine kinase: MLLLFLFLWTIGIIILIADRHRESNRWLSTFVFSSGLGGLSVELSEKHDFIASLFSSIAHNFAPYTLLMFSVHYSGLINVKGSEWKRKLPYILLIPIIIMYVIFPVYPQFHPSFIILSLWTVPYILGANAMLIYAYLQEQNKQVKTERLSICLMVVPGTLFVMITNYILRAIEIHTIWMYNTWVVAIIFLIFIVLLIKRGIMGLRIRFEKKRLDSNMKAITSGTMMITHTIKNELVKISMCTENIKSSVNATKEGIDDNAEIILKSTNHLLAMTNKINDKLDALVIEKRENNLKSLTENTLEILKPCLQSKDVKVIKHFQYKGEIICDETHIREVLINIIRNAIEAVQTGGEIVIEIFQARDGVTLTVKDNGKGIPKHYISKVIEPFFTTKENNNNFGLGLSYCYNVIRQHEGKLEIDSKENKGTTVRLIFQNQ; encoded by the coding sequence ATGCTTTTGCTTTTCTTATTCCTATGGACGATAGGAATCATCATACTAATAGCAGACAGACACAGAGAGTCAAATCGCTGGCTTAGTACCTTTGTTTTTTCCTCTGGTCTAGGTGGTTTATCAGTTGAATTGAGTGAAAAACATGATTTTATTGCCAGTCTTTTTTCTTCAATAGCTCATAATTTTGCTCCATACACTCTGTTGATGTTTAGCGTTCATTATTCAGGGCTAATTAATGTCAAGGGAAGCGAATGGAAGAGAAAGCTACCGTACATTTTACTAATACCTATTATAATAATGTATGTAATTTTTCCTGTTTATCCACAGTTTCATCCGTCATTTATAATACTATCTCTCTGGACCGTTCCTTATATCCTGGGAGCTAATGCGATGCTAATTTATGCATACTTGCAGGAGCAAAACAAACAGGTTAAAACAGAAAGACTTAGTATCTGCCTAATGGTTGTGCCAGGAACTTTATTTGTAATGATTACGAATTATATCTTACGAGCAATTGAGATACATACAATTTGGATGTATAACACTTGGGTTGTAGCAATCATATTTCTGATTTTTATAGTCCTGTTAATCAAGCGTGGAATCATGGGATTGAGGATTAGATTTGAAAAAAAGCGGCTAGATAGCAATATGAAAGCAATAACATCGGGCACCATGATGATTACCCATACGATTAAAAATGAGCTAGTAAAAATATCGATGTGTACAGAGAACATTAAAAGTTCGGTCAATGCCACTAAGGAAGGAATTGATGACAACGCTGAAATAATTCTTAAATCAACCAATCATTTGTTAGCAATGACTAATAAAATTAACGACAAGCTAGATGCGTTGGTAATTGAAAAAAGGGAGAATAACCTGAAAAGTTTGACTGAAAACACTTTAGAAATCCTGAAGCCTTGTTTGCAAAGTAAAGACGTTAAAGTTATCAAGCATTTTCAATATAAAGGTGAAATCATATGCGACGAAACACACATCCGGGAAGTTTTAATTAATATCATTAGAAATGCAATTGAAGCAGTACAAACAGGAGGGGAGATTGTAATTGAAATATTTCAAGCAAGGGATGGTGTAACTTTGACTGTCAAAGACAACGGCAAGGGAATACCAAAGCACTATATATCTAAAGTTATAGAACCATTTTTTACAACGAAAGAAAATAATAATAATTTTGGCTTGGGTCTGTCGTATTGCTATAATGTGATTCGTCAACATGAGGGTAAATTAGAAATTGACAGCAAAGAAAATAAAGGGACTACAGTTAGGTTGATTTTCCAAAATCAATAG
- a CDS encoding response regulator transcription factor → MSKNKNIKVIIVDDDVNWIKALTNFFTQDSDITVYGSATNAEQAFKLLQHTKADVILMDINLTENNLDGIYLAKDILDKFDIKIIMLTCLEEEHVIIDSFTAGAVNFVKKTDYKELPQVIRSTVNKTSPVEILIQEYHRLKEEELLEELTPVEKEIYVHLEDGYSRKEIANILYKSESTVKNQIRKIYEKLGGSNREEIIEKVKSRGLK, encoded by the coding sequence ATGAGCAAAAACAAAAATATCAAAGTAATAATAGTTGATGATGATGTTAACTGGATTAAGGCATTAACAAATTTCTTTACTCAAGATTCAGACATTACGGTGTATGGGTCAGCTACCAATGCAGAGCAAGCATTCAAATTATTACAGCATACGAAAGCAGATGTAATACTGATGGACATTAACCTAACAGAGAATAATCTTGATGGGATATATTTGGCTAAGGATATACTAGACAAATTTGATATTAAAATTATTATGCTTACGTGCTTGGAAGAGGAACACGTGATTATTGACTCATTTACAGCTGGTGCCGTAAACTTCGTAAAAAAAACTGACTACAAGGAACTTCCACAAGTCATTCGTTCTACAGTTAACAAAACATCACCAGTAGAGATATTGATACAGGAATACCACAGGTTGAAGGAAGAGGAACTATTGGAAGAGTTAACCCCTGTAGAAAAGGAAATTTACGTTCATTTAGAAGATGGCTATAGTCGTAAAGAAATTGCAAATATCTTATATAAATCTGAAAGCACAGTGAAAAACCAGATAAGAAAAATATATGAGAAATTAGGTGGGAGTAATAGAGAGGAAATAATAGAAAAAGTTAAAAGTAGAGGCTTAAAATAA
- a CDS encoding Blp family class II bacteriocin codes for MSNLQALSHEELIGIEGGYGTDLLKGAARGAALGFVAGGFAGAFVGAHVGVGLAGRKIISKEIVNHFR; via the coding sequence ATGTCTAATCTTCAAGCACTTAGCCACGAAGAATTAATAGGTATTGAAGGGGGGTACGGTACAGACTTACTCAAAGGTGCTGCTAGAGGGGCGGCACTTGGTTTTGTCGCTGGCGGTTTTGCTGGTGCGTTTGTCGGTGCTCATGTAGGAGTAGGATTGGCTGGGAGAAAAATCATTTCAAAAGAAATCGTAAATCATTTTCGATAA
- a CDS encoding CPBP family intramembrane glutamic endopeptidase — translation MTNLDLEEQAKIELVDNDTEQQLSSEQAELQHNNEQAEQLLNEKDTDRLIGWPQFLIFIGIYLGISFTIGIVVGIIGASNNIDIEQIFTGYQAGIIEFLVIMVALMFQKKIRRLVWESFSISPLKEMKTYGFMLGGFLIFYLTQYILIELVAIEDASQQPADLGFNNLSGFSLEYILFFVSIALLVPLYEEVLYRGVLHRFLEVRYNFWVGITISSLVFGLLHIGFPISATIMGIVMVVLFKMTKSIIPSILLHILWNTFAVIVWSTM, via the coding sequence GTGACAAATTTAGATCTAGAAGAGCAAGCAAAAATAGAGCTAGTTGATAATGATACCGAACAGCAACTAAGTAGTGAACAAGCAGAGCTACAACATAATAATGAGCAAGCTGAACAATTATTAAATGAAAAGGACACTGATAGACTCATCGGGTGGCCTCAGTTTTTAATTTTTATCGGAATCTATCTAGGAATTAGCTTTACAATAGGTATAGTAGTGGGGATTATTGGTGCTAGTAATAACATTGATATTGAGCAGATATTTACAGGTTATCAGGCTGGAATTATAGAATTCTTAGTAATTATGGTGGCGTTAATGTTTCAAAAAAAAATTCGCCGTTTAGTATGGGAATCTTTTTCCATTTCACCATTAAAAGAGATGAAAACATATGGTTTTATGCTTGGTGGTTTTCTGATATTTTACCTGACGCAATACATCTTAATAGAACTAGTAGCGATAGAGGATGCTTCACAACAACCAGCCGATTTGGGCTTTAATAATCTTTCAGGGTTTAGTCTAGAATATATACTGTTTTTCGTTTCTATAGCGTTGTTGGTACCATTGTATGAGGAAGTATTATACAGGGGAGTACTACATCGTTTTTTAGAGGTAAGATACAATTTTTGGGTGGGAATTACTATCTCTTCACTTGTATTCGGCTTATTGCACATTGGCTTCCCTATCTCGGCAACGATTATGGGAATCGTTATGGTTGTTTTATTCAAGATGACGAAATCTATTATCCCGTCGATACTATTACATATACTTTGGAATACGTTTGCTGTGATTGTGTGGTCGACAATGTGA
- a CDS encoding peptidase domain-containing ABC transporter, whose translation MLRNPFQKYTCIKQHDEKDCGAACLATIAKQYGLKIPISKIREIAGTDKQGTNAYGLITAAEKLGFSAKGVKGNQEALFEEFPLPAIAHVVIDQKLLHYVVIHKISKKEIIIADPAKGIVKLTPEEFFQIWTGVLILMVPTAQFQRGDETKGLFSRFFGIILPHKKLILHVMLASILITIFGIAGSFYFQFLIDEILPYNLNKTLHIISIGLIVMYIFQTMLSAFRTHLLLYISQKLSITIMLGYYRHVLKLPIKFFGTRKVGEIISRFMDANKVTEAISSAALTVILDVTMILLVGGILYYQNATLFFVTLLLVPFYALVVWIFVKPYEKINRTEMEDNAQLTANIVESINGIETVKAYNAERKVNDETEKRFVKYLKTVFKHGVIDNVQSSLKMFLQLVGGTMILWVGSYQVLNGHLSAGQLITFNALLAYFLEPLQRLINLQPTLQSATVASDRLGEILDIEAEKSDNEDKKINPESLRGDIKIKNIDFRYGTRQLVLKNINMHINKGEKIALVGESGSGKTTLVKLLVNFYQAEKGEILIDDNNILDINRDVLRSKTAYIPQDTFFFSGTIRENLSLGMMEEVGMEKLVEAAKLAKAHDFINNLPLRYNTILEENATNLSGGQKQRLAIARAILKQPDILIMDEATSNLDSTTEKAISDTIQNLTQGITTIIIAHRLSTIMRCDKIYVMEHGEIIELGTHTELMKDKGKYYELWKDQLPSIPDDKGENDA comes from the coding sequence ATGCTTAGAAATCCATTCCAAAAATACACTTGCATCAAGCAACACGATGAAAAAGACTGCGGAGCAGCCTGCCTAGCAACAATAGCTAAACAGTATGGCTTGAAAATTCCTATTTCAAAGATTCGAGAAATAGCAGGAACAGATAAGCAAGGCACAAACGCATACGGTTTAATCACTGCTGCAGAGAAACTGGGATTTTCAGCGAAAGGAGTAAAGGGTAATCAGGAAGCGTTATTTGAAGAATTCCCGTTGCCGGCCATTGCTCATGTAGTAATTGATCAGAAATTATTACACTATGTAGTTATCCATAAGATAAGTAAAAAAGAGATAATTATAGCTGACCCAGCAAAAGGCATCGTTAAATTAACACCAGAAGAATTCTTTCAAATTTGGACAGGCGTATTAATATTAATGGTTCCAACTGCTCAATTCCAAAGAGGAGATGAGACAAAGGGGCTTTTTTCGCGTTTTTTCGGAATTATATTACCTCATAAAAAACTAATACTACATGTAATGTTAGCTTCTATACTAATCACTATTTTTGGTATAGCAGGCTCTTTTTATTTTCAATTTTTGATAGATGAAATACTACCTTATAACTTAAATAAAACCTTACATATTATATCAATTGGTCTTATCGTAATGTATATATTTCAAACTATGCTAAGTGCATTTAGAACACACTTACTATTATATATTAGCCAAAAACTAAGCATAACCATCATGCTTGGCTATTATCGGCATGTATTAAAGCTACCTATTAAATTTTTCGGTACGCGTAAGGTCGGAGAAATCATCTCACGTTTTATGGACGCTAACAAAGTCACCGAGGCTATTTCCAGTGCTGCATTGACGGTGATTTTGGATGTAACAATGATTCTACTAGTTGGTGGAATCCTATACTATCAGAATGCTACTTTGTTTTTTGTAACGTTATTATTAGTACCTTTCTATGCACTAGTTGTATGGATATTTGTAAAGCCATATGAAAAGATTAACCGTACAGAAATGGAAGATAACGCTCAATTAACAGCCAATATAGTAGAATCGATTAATGGAATAGAGACAGTAAAAGCATATAACGCAGAAAGAAAAGTTAATGATGAAACAGAGAAGAGATTTGTTAAATACTTAAAAACAGTTTTCAAGCACGGGGTTATTGACAACGTTCAAAGCTCCCTCAAAATGTTCTTGCAATTGGTAGGCGGAACCATGATACTTTGGGTTGGTTCTTATCAGGTCTTAAATGGACATTTGAGTGCAGGACAACTAATTACATTCAATGCATTATTAGCATATTTCCTTGAACCATTACAGCGTTTGATTAATTTACAGCCAACTCTTCAATCGGCTACAGTAGCGTCTGACCGCTTAGGGGAAATATTAGATATAGAAGCAGAAAAATCAGATAATGAAGATAAAAAAATCAACCCAGAATCCCTTCGTGGTGATATAAAAATTAAAAATATCGATTTTCGATATGGAACAAGGCAACTGGTACTAAAAAACATCAATATGCACATAAACAAGGGAGAAAAAATTGCATTAGTGGGAGAAAGCGGCTCTGGTAAAACAACCCTAGTAAAGTTGCTCGTTAACTTCTATCAAGCTGAAAAAGGTGAAATTTTAATAGATGACAACAATATTTTAGATATAAATCGTGATGTATTACGCTCAAAAACTGCTTACATACCACAAGATACCTTCTTCTTTAGCGGAACAATTAGGGAAAATCTATCATTAGGTATGATGGAAGAAGTAGGTATGGAGAAATTAGTAGAAGCAGCGAAATTAGCTAAGGCACATGATTTTATTAACAACCTACCTTTGCGGTATAACACCATTTTAGAAGAAAATGCCACCAACCTATCAGGAGGTCAAAAACAACGCCTGGCTATAGCTAGAGCAATACTAAAGCAACCAGATATCTTAATAATGGATGAAGCAACCAGCAATCTTGACTCTACTACTGAGAAGGCAATCTCAGATACAATACAGAATTTAACACAAGGGATAACAACTATAATCATCGCTCATCGCCTAAGCACAATAATGCGTTGTGACAAAATTTACGTGATGGAGCATGGAGAAATCATTGAATTAGGTACTCATACAGAACTCATGAAAGATAAAGGCAAATATTACGAACTATGGAAAGATCAACTTCCATCAATCCCAGATGACAAGGGAGAGAATGACGCATGA
- a CDS encoding HlyD family efflux transporter periplasmic adaptor subunit, whose amino-acid sequence MRVDIKEWSELSDSRELLESKTSPVGIIFVYLIAFIIIGALVWSYYGELDEVVKAQGVVRPEQNISTVTNKVLGRVETMYYEPGLEVEEGDLLYVIGHQELIIQKEFLAEELQKTDEELRLLRTFRDSITSRVNLFISDEDRQQDYYEQFRQYMIQRQVLLQEIEQIQAELNLINRNNQRDLEIYDQEEQELQRRLENVERLQYSIEQEQNQFEKEEDEFYLAYIDYTLSVRGLEQNIIQAQRTYDISNVLGEDNIPRNQIQEDKERYELALLEKERYQNEYMLNISRQQEQLRERLREINNTREKAIRSTETLESTLNSRKVSLDKLEVDTLVRINERIREQERIIENLQEQYRSRQINIEDSYVRAPISGNINITRETNIGDLLQTGTEILTIVPKHSNVYKIQLFVQSKDIAQIEVGDYVRYRFPALPYREYGELTGEISRISTDANMSQQDGSRYFLVEATIENHPVYSYRGEEAQIRIGMDTEASIVTDSKKIIYYLLEKINLRD is encoded by the coding sequence ATGAGAGTAGACATTAAAGAGTGGAGTGAACTAAGCGATAGCAGAGAGTTGCTAGAATCAAAGACTAGTCCAGTGGGGATTATTTTCGTCTACTTAATAGCGTTCATTATTATTGGTGCACTAGTATGGAGCTATTATGGAGAATTAGATGAAGTTGTTAAAGCCCAAGGTGTTGTCAGACCTGAGCAGAACATTAGCACAGTAACCAACAAAGTACTGGGTCGTGTAGAAACAATGTATTACGAGCCAGGTTTAGAAGTAGAAGAGGGAGATTTGCTTTATGTAATAGGGCATCAAGAACTAATTATTCAAAAAGAATTTCTAGCAGAAGAACTACAAAAAACTGATGAAGAATTACGCTTACTACGAACATTTAGAGACAGCATTACTTCTCGAGTAAATTTATTTATTTCTGATGAAGATCGACAGCAAGACTACTATGAACAGTTTAGACAGTATATGATTCAAAGACAAGTGTTGTTGCAAGAGATAGAACAGATACAAGCAGAACTAAACTTAATAAACAGGAATAATCAGCGAGACCTTGAGATTTACGATCAAGAAGAACAAGAATTACAACGACGTTTAGAAAATGTAGAGCGGTTACAGTATTCAATAGAGCAGGAGCAGAATCAATTTGAAAAAGAGGAAGATGAATTCTATTTAGCCTACATAGACTACACATTATCGGTACGCGGGCTTGAACAAAACATAATTCAAGCACAACGAACTTATGATATTTCAAACGTATTAGGCGAAGATAATATTCCGAGAAACCAAATTCAAGAAGACAAAGAAAGATATGAGTTAGCACTATTAGAAAAAGAACGATATCAAAACGAATATATGCTCAATATAAGCAGACAACAAGAACAGCTGCGAGAAAGATTAAGAGAAATCAATAATACGAGAGAGAAAGCAATACGGTCTACAGAAACACTAGAGAGCACATTAAATAGTCGCAAAGTAAGCCTTGATAAGTTAGAGGTGGATACGTTAGTTCGTATTAATGAACGAATTAGAGAACAAGAAAGGATTATAGAAAATTTACAAGAACAATATCGTTCACGGCAAATTAATATAGAAGATTCCTATGTTCGTGCACCAATATCAGGCAATATCAATATTACTCGAGAAACAAATATAGGAGATTTATTGCAAACAGGTACAGAAATACTTACAATCGTGCCTAAACATAGCAACGTATATAAAATCCAACTATTTGTACAAAGCAAAGATATTGCCCAAATAGAAGTAGGGGATTATGTGCGCTATCGTTTTCCTGCTTTACCATATCGCGAATATGGTGAGTTAACAGGTGAAATTAGCCGCATTAGTACAGATGCTAATATGAGTCAGCAGGACGGGAGTCGTTACTTCCTTGTTGAGGCTACAATAGAGAATCATCCCGTATACAGCTATAGAGGAGAAGAAGCCCAAATAAGAATAGGAATGGATACAGAAGCATCAATAGTTACTGACTCAAAGAAAATTATCTACTATTTATTAGAGAAGATAAACTTACGGGATTAG
- a CDS encoding response regulator transcription factor, with amino-acid sequence MKTILIIDDDEQLVQIMTMYLQKNGYQVYWAEDGVTGGQLCQKLKPNLIILDVMLPGIDGFKLCTHLRCNKCCAPILMISAKSDVTDRINGIELGADDYLCKPFSMNEMVVRVKALLRRWEGIEEKVAIKPRLYIDYDKRKIFLKDKELDLTNTEYLIMVLFLKNQGKIFSRDELMSNLRGIDHLHLTERAIDFHITNLRKKIEKSPKNPTYIKTIWGMGYQFQQTEDEDNECEP; translated from the coding sequence ATGAAAACAATATTAATTATTGACGACGACGAACAACTAGTTCAGATCATGACTATGTATTTACAGAAAAATGGTTATCAAGTTTATTGGGCTGAAGACGGAGTAACTGGTGGCCAACTTTGCCAAAAACTAAAACCGAATTTAATTATCTTAGATGTGATGTTACCAGGAATAGATGGTTTTAAATTATGTACACATTTGAGATGTAATAAATGTTGCGCACCTATATTAATGATATCTGCTAAGAGTGATGTTACGGATCGCATCAATGGTATAGAACTAGGTGCAGATGATTACCTATGTAAACCTTTTAGTATGAATGAAATGGTTGTCAGAGTAAAGGCTTTACTAAGGCGTTGGGAAGGTATTGAAGAAAAAGTTGCTATTAAACCAAGGTTATACATTGATTACGACAAAAGAAAAATATTCCTCAAAGACAAGGAGCTAGACTTAACAAATACAGAGTATCTTATAATGGTACTGTTTTTAAAAAATCAAGGGAAAATATTTAGTCGAGATGAATTAATGTCTAATTTAAGAGGGATTGATCATTTACACTTAACTGAACGAGCAATTGATTTTCACATAACAAATCTAAGGAAAAAAATTGAGAAAAGCCCTAAAAATCCAACTTATATAAAAACGATATGGGGTATGGGTTATCAATTTCAGCAAACAGAGGATGAAGATAATGAATGTGAACCCTAA
- a CDS encoding sensor histidine kinase — MNVNPKIKKLFSNRFTNSALTVVLSFSILLIMSYLYPFFYVYVIGGGLHLLITYYQLKKLYTYYNHEKKIFEEQILYEKKIKEHMVEDLCHDIKAPLSTLRGQMEAILDGIMPADQKTLELSIQQIDRVTKLVDELDLSLDALHLTGKLKSYKLSKFLNHITANFELVCNSRGMRYEVINDLNNDYELLIDSNRLYQAFFNIFNNSIRFSNKSNSVFRIVIKEAEHHIDIFLADNGTGIALEDEPYIFERLYKGDASRKKEKDSGSGLGLFITKEIVEYHGGQISIFKPKLFESGCTLLIKLPKPKVWVA, encoded by the coding sequence ATGAATGTGAACCCTAAAATCAAAAAATTATTTTCCAACAGATTTACAAATTCAGCGCTCACCGTAGTCTTATCCTTCTCAATTCTCTTGATAATGAGTTATCTCTATCCATTTTTTTATGTTTATGTCATAGGTGGAGGGCTACACTTACTCATTACTTATTATCAATTAAAAAAGTTATACACATATTATAATCATGAAAAAAAGATTTTTGAAGAGCAGATATTATACGAGAAAAAGATTAAAGAACACATGGTAGAGGATTTATGCCACGATATAAAAGCACCTTTAAGTACATTGAGAGGACAAATGGAAGCCATCTTAGATGGTATAATGCCAGCTGATCAGAAAACACTAGAACTTTCTATTCAACAAATAGATAGAGTCACAAAATTAGTTGATGAATTAGATTTATCGTTAGACGCATTACATTTAACAGGCAAACTTAAAAGCTATAAATTATCTAAATTTTTGAACCATATAACTGCTAACTTTGAATTAGTGTGTAACTCTAGAGGAATGCGTTACGAAGTGATTAATGATTTAAACAATGATTACGAACTCCTGATTGATTCAAACAGACTGTATCAGGCATTTTTTAATATTTTTAACAATTCAATAAGATTTTCAAATAAAAGCAATTCTGTTTTTCGAATTGTTATCAAAGAAGCTGAACACCACATCGACATCTTCCTAGCAGACAATGGAACAGGCATAGCACTTGAGGATGAACCTTACATTTTTGAAAGACTATATAAGGGAGATGCTAGTAGAAAAAAGGAAAAAGATAGTGGCTCTGGTCTTGGGTTGTTTATTACTAAGGAAATTGTTGAATATCACGGTGGACAAATCTCTATCTTCAAACCAAAGCTTTTTGAAAGTGGTTGCACACTATTAATTAAACTACCAAAACCCAAAGTGTGGGTCGCTTAA